The sequence tctcccaccttagcttcccaagtagctgggaatacaggcatgtgccaccacattcagctccttctttttaatcttttgtagagagggagtcttgctatgttgcccaggctagtctcaaactcctgggctcaagcaatcctcctacttcagcctcccaatatattctgggattacaggtgtgagccaccacacctagcctacaTTACCTTTTCTTACTCggtccctcctgcctccctctaaAAAGGATCCCAGTGATTACATTAGGCCCAGCCAGATAGTCTAGAGCAAACTTCTTGTCTCAGAATCCTCAACTTAATCCCACCTGCAAAGTCCTTTTTACCACGTAAGGGAACGAATTCACAGGTTGTAAGCAtaaggacatggacatctttggggcccATCACAGCCTGCCATGACACCGTGATCTGTGACAGCCTCGCACTGGGTCAGGCCCTTCACTGACTCCCAGTCACACACTCACTGACTCCTTATAGCAGCCCCATGATGAAAGAAGTGCCATCagacccattttacaggtgagaaaactgaggctcagagaaaggaagtCAGTTTGCCCAAGTCACACCAAGACTAAGAGGCCAAAGAGGATTCAAACCGCGTCCATCTAACTCCAGATCTGGTTTTCTGGGCTGTGCTATTGTGTCCTGGGTGCTGTGCTGAAATGTGTTGTTTtgtctggacatggtggctcacgcctataatcctagcactttgggaaaccgaggtgggcagatcacttgaggtcaggagttcaagatcagcctggccaacatgcagaaaccccttctctaccaaaaatacaaaaaaaaattagccgggtgtgatctcagctccttgggaggctgaggtaggagaattgcttgaacccgggaggcagaggttgcagtgagccgagatcgtgccactgcactccagcgtgggcgacggagccagacttcgtctcaaaaaaaaagaaagaaatgtgctgTTCGGTATTTACTATGGTCTGTTCAGCTGTTGGACGGCCAGATGCTAGGTGTTGTGTTATTTCTGGGTGAGATTGTAGAGTTGTCAGGCGCTGCATGTGGTTTTGCGTTGTGTCATCTGCTGGCTGCCAACATTGTTGCGTTGCTGCATAGTGTGGCCTTTGTTCTGCTGCCTTGATTGTACGTGTTGTGATGTCACATCGTGTGTTGGGTGCTGTCTGCTGGGTTGTTGTGTACTAGTGTGTGTTGTGTGGCAGGATTATGGAGCTGTATGCTGGCATGATGTGTTAGTGTGTGGTTACCGTGTCTTGGGATGTTTCCGGGCTGGTTGTTAGGTCACCGAGTGTCCTGTGTTAGCATCTACTGCGATCCTATTTGCTGGGTGTTCTGTTGCCCTGTGTTGTTGTGTTCCGTGATGCCTGATGATTGCCTTGTGCTATGTTGCGTGCTGTGTGTTGTGTTGCCAAGAATAGCCGGTTCTGTGGTTGGGTATTGTTGCTGTCGATGTGCTGCAGGAATTTGTGGGTTCTATGCTGTCTGTGGCATTGCCAGATGCTTTTGGGGTGTTGTTAAGCAGCATGTTGTGACCATGTGCCTGTGCTCTGCACCGCAAGACACGTTGCCATGCTTGAGTCGGATGTGCAAATTAATGGTGTTGCTGCATGAGGTCTGGTGTGCTGCACATCGCGTCTTCCTGATCCATTCCATTCCCCACCCTCAGGCGAGCCCTTTGACCCCACGTTTGTGCTGAGTCGCTCAGTGTCCAACATTATCTGTTCTGTGCTCTTCGGCAGCCGCTTCGACTACGATGATGAGCGTCTGCTCACCGTTATCCGCCTTATCAATGACAACTTCCAAATCATGAGCAGCCCCTGGGGCGAGGTCAGCCAACTGAGTCCAGCAGGAACGGGGTGTGGGGTCCGCAGGACCTAGGAATGGAGAGGAAACAGTGGGCGGGGAAAGGGCTGCGAATGGCCCTCCCAGGGCCCGCCCCTCCCATCTGACCCCACCCAGAGTTACACGGCCacgccccctcccctcccatgaGCATTTATGGTCGCCATTCCCTCCTTCCCACTCCCCCTcagccccaaccccaaccccaaccccggCCTCTCCAGAACCTGGCTACCTTTGGAGACCCAGTCCCTGCCTACCTAATCCACACAGACCCCGTTCTCGCCTGAACACACTTCGTCCTCCTCCAAAACCCTCCCACTCTGGTCCGCAGTTGTACAACATCTTCCCGAGCCTCCTGGACTGGGTGCCCGGGCCGCACCAACGCATCTTCCAGAACTTCAAGCGCCTGAGAGACCTCATCGCCCACAGCGTCCACGACCACCAGGCCTCTCTAGACCCCAGATCTCCCCGGGACTTCATCGACTGCTTCCTCACCAAGATGGCAGAGGTAATCCCAACCTGGAAATCCCACCTCTAGTCTGACCTGAAATTCTCCTGCTGCCCCGGCCTCAAACCCACAGGGACCCCAGATGGGGCAGGGTTGGGGGACCTTTTTCCCTGGAGAAGCTGAAGCATCTGGCCCAGCTGGGCTGGAGCCAGGAGCCACTCACAGCCACAGCCAATTTACAGCTCATTAAGAAGTCATCAAAGGCTGTGGgtcaggcacagttgctcacgcttataatcccagcactttgggaggccaagacaggaggattgcttgagtccaggagttcgagaccagcctgggcattatagtaagacccagtctctacaatacgtacatacatacataaaccatattaaaaaaaaaaaaaaaagaaacaagaagtcATTCAAGCTCTATCCAAGAAGTTAATTGTAGGCCCTGCAGCTGAGATtttcccagccctgccctgctgcGTTCCCCAGCTCTCCTAGGGAAAGAAAGTTAAACCCAGCTGGGACTGAATGGGCCCCCAGCAGCAGTCGTACTGGTCTAGAGGGAAGGTGTCTCCATCCCTAGCTCACATCCCCACCTCTCTACCCCGACAGGAGAAGGACCCGCTGAGCCACTTCCACATGGATACCCTGCTGATGACCACACATAACCTGCTCTTTGGCGGCACCGAGACGGTGGGCACCACGCTGCGCCACGCCTTCCTGGCACTCATGAAGTACCCGAAAGTTCAAGGTGAGGCCCACCCACACAGCAGCGCGGAGGTGCCCATGTGTTCCAGCCTCACCCCAGAGCAGGGAGCCACAGCCCCGCCTctagccccgcctcccaggtctGAGATAGCCTCCTGCTGACCCCAGGAGTCCACAGCCAAACCCACAAACCCACACGGAGGCCGATGCCACCCACGTGGCCCACGAGGTCCACGCAGCCTGCCCGAATCCTGACCCAGATCCCACCCgcttagttgtttttgtttttgttttggttttgttttttggagacagagtcttgctctgtcacccaggctggagtgcagtggtgtgatctcagtcggctcactgcaacctctgcctcccaagttcaagggattctcctgcctcagcctcccaagtagctgggattacaggtgcacatcaccacatccagctaatttttgtattttcagtagagacagggtttcaccaagttggccaggctggtctcgaactcctggcctcaagtgatccactcgcctcagcctcccaaagtgctgggattacaggcgtgagccattgcacccagctctgcttagttttttgtttgtttttgagagagtcactctgtcgcccaggctggagtacaatggtgcaatcacagctcactgcagccccttgggctcaagagatcttcccacctcagccttatcaatagctgggagtacaggtgtgcaccaccacactcaatatactcagctaactttttattttttgtacagacagtgtcttgctgtgttgccctggcgggtctccaactcctgggctcaagcaatcctctcacctcagcctcccaaagtgctggggttacaggtgtgagccaccactccctcCTGCACCCGCTTAGTCTTGCTTTGTGCGGACTGTGTCCACCACTGCATAGATCCACCTTCGGCTTCAGAGCCCAGCTAACAGTCCTCCCAGAGCCCTGCCCCAGAGCCCCAGCCACAGGCCCGCCGGGGAACCCAACCTCTCccacacagcctggcccacacacACAGCTCTGTCTGCTACTCCAGCTCCTCAAGCCCCATCTCTCGGTGtatcccctgctctgccccagaTCTCCAGCCCTCCCTCACAGCTCACCCACTCCATGCACCATCCAGCCAGTAGGGTCCGGAAACTGCTCCTGAAATCCCATCAGGTCCTGGATTCCAGGCCTCCCTGAAATCCTGCCCACACAACTCAAGGCCCAGGCCCTTGCACAAGCCAAGCTTTGGCGCTCACTGACCCACTTCCTCCCAGGCcctagctaattcttttttttttttttaatttatttttattttgtttatttatttatttatttatttattgagacggagtctccctctgtcacccaggctggagtgcagtggtcggatcttggctcactgcaagctctgcctcccgggtttacgccattctcctgcctcagcctcccgagtagctgggactacaggcgccgccacctcgcgcggctagttttttttgtattttttagtagagacggggtatcaccatgttgcccaggatggtctcaaactcctaggctcaaaccatccgtccgcctcggcctcctaagtgctgggattacacatgtgagtcaccgcgcccggctagctCTAGCTAATTCTCACATGTGCCCCAGCAGTGGCGCCGTTCCATGGGAGACTTTGACCCCTCcctacacacgcacacacctctTCCCAGCCTGGTTGCCCTGTCACGCCCACTGACACCCTCGACTCCGCTTCCCCCTCCGCCTCCAGCCCGCGTGCAGGAGGAGATCGACCTCGTGGTGGGACGCACGCGGTTGCCGACGCTGGAGGACCGCGCGGCCATGCCTTACACAGATGCTGTGATCCACGAGGTGCAGCGCTTTGCAGACATCATCCCCATGAACTTGCCACACCGCGTCATTCGGGACACGGCCTTTAGCGGCTTCCTGATACCCAAGGTGCGCTAGGCCTGGCAAACCTAAGAGGAGGCATCGCAGGCTCTTACAACTCGCAAGGAGTATCCCAGGCACTAGCAATCAACATCCCAGGCCTTAGCAACTGGCATCCCAAGCCCTAGCTACAGACATCTCAGACCCTTAAATCCCGAAGCTCGGGCCTTTCCCAGAACCCCATCTCATATCATAGTGGACTAGACCCATGACAAATCCCCTTCCTAGAAACCCTCCCTGGAAGCCCTGGGGTCTGGAACTTCATCTTGAGGATCCCCTGTGCCTAAACGCTATTCTCAGGGCCCCCTCCTTTTTCCCAGAAACCCcatatcttggccgggcgcggtggctcaagcctgtaatcccagcactttgggaggccgagacgggcggatcacgagttcaggagatcgagaccatcctggctaacacggtgaaaccccgtctctactaaaatacaaaaaaaaaaaactagccgggcgaggtggcgggcgcctgtactcccagctactcgggaggctgaggcaggagaatggcgtgaacccgggaggcggggcttgcagtgagctgagatccggccactgcactccagcctgggctacagagcgagaccccgtctcaaaaaaaaaaaaaaaaaaaaaaaaaaaagaaaccccatatctgCTCCCACAAAGGATGGGGGTTTCCCACATCCCGGCCAAAGTCCCCAATAACACAGCATATAGCACTGATCACTTGGAACCCTAGACACCCACACATTTTTCCTTGGCCCCTGATTGAGTCCTataccccacccacccaccccttaTCAAGTCCCCGGGACACCCAGCCCGATAAAATGGAAACTAGTTTGGGAGCCTCCCAGCCCTCCTACACTGCTAACTCCACCTCCTCACCCACACAGGGCACCGATATCATCACCCTCCTTAACACCGTCCACTACGACCCCAGCCAGTTCCTGACGCCCCAGGAGTTCAACCCTGAGCATTTTTTGGATGCCAATCAGTCCTTCAAGAAGAGCCCAGCCTTTATGCCCTTCTCAGCTGGTGAGGGCAGGAAGCAGAGTCTTTCTGGCCCAATTTCTACCTACATTCCTCATCCTAATTCCACCTGCCAAATCCTCtcactccttccttccacccATTCTCAGCTTTGGATGTACAGAGACATTCATTCCTCCTCTCAACTCTGCGCCTATAGGCAAGTAGTGACTAAAATCCTCGTGAAGCGAGGTGGGGAAGTTGATTAATAATTTAACTtgggactgggcacggtggctcacacctgtaaccccagcactttgggaggctgaggtgggcggatcacctgaggtcaggagttcgagaccagcctgaccaatatggtgaaaccccatctctacttaaaatacaaaaattagccggatgtggtgacgggatcctgcagtcccagctactcaggaggctgagacaggaaaatcgcttaaacccaggaggcggaggttgcagtaagccgagactgcaccattgtactccagcctaggtgacagagtgagactctgtctcaaaaaaaaaaaaaaaaaaaaagataataatttaaCAGCCAGgagtggttgctcacacctgtaatcccagcactttgggagatctaggcgggcaggtcacctgaggtcgggagttcaagattagcctgaccaacatgatgaaaccctgtctctactaaaaatacaaaattagccaggaatggtggcacatgcctgtaatcccagctactctggaggctgaggcaggaggatcacttgaacccgggaggcggaggttgcagtgggccgagatcgcgccattgcactccagcctgggcaacaagagcaaaactccatctcaaaatataaataaataataattatgataattattatttaacttgggccaggcgcattggctcacacctgtaatcccagcacttcaggaggctgaggcaggaggatcgcctgaggccaggaattcaagaccagcctggacaacatagcaagatcctttctctactaaaattttaaaattacctgggtatggtggcaggcatctgtggtcccagatacttgggaggctgaggtgggattatcgcttgagctcaggaggttgaggttacactgagtatgatcacaccactgtactctagtccgggcaacagagtgagattctttctctaaaatgaaaaatactgactagccaaaaataaaaaatatgtgaaattttttttttttttttttttttgagacggagtctcacgctgttgcccaggctggagtgcagtggcgcgatctcggctcactgcaagctccgcctcctgggttcacgccattctcctgcctcagcctcctgagtagctaggactacaggcgcccgccaccgcgcccagctaattttttgtatttttagtagagacggagtttcactgtggtctcgatctcctgaccttgtgatccgcccgcctcggcctcccaaagtgctgggattacaggcttgagccaccgcgcccggccgaaatttttaaaagaaaataataataataattgaactTGGGAGAGGTCATTGTCTACCTCTCCATTGGGTGGCGCAGTTGAGGTGGTTCTAGggtgttttgtcttgttttgttttgttttgtttttggctttccTCATTACCCTGCTGAAAATACTTACCTCTTTACTCAgtggcaggaaaagaaaaaacaaaaaactggcgtAATAATAGGCAACTTACCATGTTGCCTACTGTGCATCAAGTGCTGGCTGTACAAGAGCCCAGCTAAGAGCTTATGTTTTCCTCTGGGAATGTGCAGCCCAGATTCCAGCAGGATTTGCATCCCATCTGTCACCCCCTAGCTGTGTTGCCTTGGGTATgttacttcacttctctgtgcctcaatgtccacatctataaaatggagatatacTAAGGCCTGCCTCTTGGAGTTGTTAGAATTAATGGTGATCTAACGCTTAGAGTAGTGCATGGCCCATGGTAAGCTACTTATAACCTCACTGCTTTCCCTGTGTTTACCATTCACTGCAGCTTCATGAGGCACTATTACTAtccctccttttatttttctttctgagacagggtcttgctgtcatccaggctggagggcagtggcatgatcacggctcactgcagccttgatctcctgggctcaagtgatcctctcacctcagcctcccaagcagctgggactgcacgcatgtgccaccttgcacatttttaaaaaaatatttttgtagagatgggatcttgctgtgttgcccagactgctctcaaactcctgggctcaagagatcctcttccCTTgccctccgaaagtgctgggattacaggcctaagccagcacacccagccttCATATCCCCGTTTTAAATAACCAGAAAGTGTGGTTTGTCCAGGATCACAAAACTAGTAGTGACAGGGCCGGGATTCGAACCCAAGCAGCCCAGGTCATTCCACTCCACAGTTTAAAGCATCTTTCCCAGATCTACAGATAGGTGAGAATCTGTGACGTCCCCAGTGGTGGTCTTCATTTCCTCTTATGTTTTCCTCTGGGAATGTGGGGTTGCAGCCTCTAACTTCATCTTATCTCACCGCCGCTCCCCACCCCGCCACCCCCGCAGGGCGCCGTCTGTGCCTGGGCGAGTCGCTGGCGCGCATGGAGCTCTTTCTGTACCTCACCGCCATCCTCCAGAGCTTCTCGCTGCAGCCGCTGGGTGCGCCCGAGGACATCGACCTGACCCCGCTCAGCTCAGGTCTCGGCAATTTGCCGCGGCCTTTCCAGCTGTGCCTGTGCCCGCACTAACACCCCAGCCCTTCCAGATTCGCCTGTGAGCAATGAGGCCCGCCCATGCGGGTTGCTCCTTCTTGGTCCACGGTCTGCCTTCGTCCCTCTGGCAGTCACGCTGTCTTCCCTGCACGCTGTGCCTGCCGCGTGCCCATCCCCCATCCCTCCAATCTGTACCCGGTCTGCAGGGCAGAGGCAGATGTGGGGAAGGGGCATGTCTTTTTGTATCCACAGAGCTTGTTCTATGGCACGCCCTTTTCTGGGCTTTTTGTATCATTTCTTAGTACATTTGTAATAGATTCAAACCAGTCTTGGCTGAATTAAAGGGAGGATGACAGTCATTTAGGATGGGAGAAGGGAGCTGGCTGCAGAGAGGGAGACAATGGCTAGTTCTGCCCTCACCTTTGGGGTGACTAGGGTGGGAGAAAATGTATACTGGAGACCGGCTTGAAGGTAAAGACTGTGAGGACCTGAAGTCAGAGAGGCGGAGAAaccaagacagagaaaaaagacagCAGGGCCAgccgaggtggctcacacctgtaatcccagcactttgggaggctgaggcgggaggatcacttgaacccaggagtttgagatcagcctgggcaacagagtgagacctgattctataaaacttcaaaaagtggggcaggaggattgcttgagcctgggaggtcgaggctgcaatgggctatcattgtgccactgcattgccACCTGGGCGACGGGAGTGATACAGGagtgagaagaagaagaaaaggagaatgaggaggaggaagaggaggaaggaggagaggaaggagggggaggaggggaagaggaagaagaaggagatgaagaagaagaaggaggaggaagaggagggggaggaggagggggaggagaagaaattttttttgtatttttagtagagacagggtttcactatgttggccaggctggtcttgaactcttggcctcaggtgatccacccgcctcagcttcccaaagcactgggattacaggcataagccactgcacccagctgatcattttttttagaggcagTTTCACTATGtctcccagactggtctcaaactcctggcctcaagtgatcctccagcctcagcctcccaaagtctggacAACccgtgtacaccaccatgccctactcAGACACTGCACTTCTAACTGCTGCCTTTTAATTCACAAGTCAGAGAcccagaaagaaagaggaagacaccattaaatacagagaaaagcagagaaacaCAGACACTAAGAAATAGGAGGCAGGGggaatcgagagagagagagaatggaaagaaacagagaaatgacCAGAGAAAGGCAGATGAGCAATGACAGTGGGAGTTCCGAGGACTGAGGCTCCTCTCCCTCAATCCCcgccccccaccttttttttttttggacagtcttgctctgttgcccaggctggagtgcagtggcatgatgtaagctcactgcaacctccacctccagggctcaaatgattctcatgcctcagcctcccgagtagctgggattatgggcatgcaccactatgcttggctaatttttgtatttttagtagagacggggtttcaccatgttggccaggcttgtctcgaattactggcctcaagtgatctgcccatctcagcctcccaaagtgctgggattacatgcgtgaaccactgcactcggccctCCCACCCTCTCACTGAAATTCTCTGAAATTCTCCCCTTTGGGGTGGGGATAGCTACCCCAGGCATGTACCCTCCCAACCTGAGACCCAACCTAATACCCTAACCCTAACATCCTGCTGGCAATGGCTGTTCTCGCTGGGCAGGCGTCCCAAAGCACATCGAGCCAGATTCAGGCAGAGTGGAACTGGCCCCTCAGCCATCAGTGGAGGTGGCCTGGGAGGCCCTACCCTGAACGGGGTCTCCCCAAGGCGATGCAGAAACTGGGACACGCTC comes from Macaca fascicularis isolate 582-1 chromosome 19, T2T-MFA8v1.1 and encodes:
- the CYP2F1 gene encoding cytochrome P450 2F5 isoform X3, whose product is MDSISTAILLLLLALVCLLLTLSSRDKRKLPPGPRPLPLLGNLLLLRSQNMLTSLTQLSKEYGSVYTVHLGPRRVVVLSGYQAVKEALVDQGEEFSGRGDYPVFFNFTKGNGIAFSNGDRWKVLRRFSIQILRNFGMGKRSIEERILEEGSFLLAELRKTEGEPFDPTFVLSRSVSNIICSVLFGSRFDYDDERLLTVIRLINDNFQIMSSPWGELYNIFPSLLDWVPGPHQRIFQNFKRLRDLIAHSVHDHQASLDPRSPRDFIDCFLTKMAEEKDPLSHFHMDTLLMTTHNLLFGGTETVGTTLRHAFLALMKYPKVQARVQEEIDLVVGRTRLPTLEDRAAMPYTDAVIHEVQRFADIIPMNLPHRVIRDTAFSGFLIPKGTDIITLLNTVHYDPSQFLTPQEFNPEHFLDANQSFKKSPAFMPFSAGRRLCLGESLARMELFLYLTAILQSFSLQPLGAPEDIDLTPLSSGLGNLPRPFQLCLCPH
- the CYP2F1 gene encoding cytochrome P450 2F1 isoform X4 → MAGWWEGIKVHCENKKRGVKEEGVGRNNLRTTSAHPSTPRAAEYVSGAAWPVSAAAQQLSKEYGSVYTVHLGPRRVVVLSGYQAVKEALVDQGEEFSGRGDYPVFFNFTKGNGIAFSNGDRWKVLRRFSIQILRNFGMGKRSIEERILEEGSFLLAELRKTEGEPFDPTFVLSRSVSNIICSVLFGSRFDYDDERLLTVIRLINDNFQIMSSPWGELYNIFPSLLDWVPGPHQRIFQNFKRLRDLIAHSVHDHQASLDPRSPRDFIDCFLTKMAEEKDPLSHFHMDTLLMTTHNLLFGGTETVGTTLRHAFLALMKYPKVQARVQEEIDLVVGRTRLPTLEDRAAMPYTDAVIHEVQRFADIIPMNLPHRVIRDTAFSGFLIPKGTDIITLLNTVHYDPSQFLTPQEFNPEHFLDANQSFKKSPAFMPFSAGEGRKQSLSGPISTYIPHPNSTCQILSLLPSTHSQLWMYRDIHSSSQLCAYRAPSVPGRVAGAHGALSVPHRHPPELLAAAAGCARGHRPDPAQLRSRQFAAAFPAVPVPALTPQPFQIRL
- the CYP2F1 gene encoding cytochrome P450 2F5 isoform X1, translating into MDSISTAILLLLLALVCLLLTLSSRDKRKLPPGPRPLPLLGNLLLLRSQNMLTSLTQLSKEYGSVYTVHLGPRRVVVLSGYQAVKEALVDQGEEFSGRGDYPVFFNFTKGNGIAFSNGDRWKVLRRFSIQILRNFGMGKRSIEERILEEGSFLLAELRKTEGEPFDPTFVLSRSVSNIICSVLFGSRFDYDDERLLTVIRLINDNFQIMSSPWGELYNIFPSLLDWVPGPHQRIFQNFKRLRDLIAHSVHDHQASLDPRSPRDFIDCFLTKMAEEKDPLSHFHMDTLLMTTHNLLFGGTETVGTTLRHAFLALMKYPKVQARVQEEIDLVVGRTRLPTLEDRAAMPYTDAVIHEVQRFADIIPMNLPHRVIRDTAFSGFLIPKGTDIITLLNTVHYDPSQFLTPQEFNPEHFLDANQSFKKSPAFMPFSAGEGRKQSLSGPISTYIPHPNSTCQILSLLPSTHSQLWMYRDIHSSSQLCAYRAPSVPGRVAGAHGALSVPHRHPPELLAAAAGCARGHRPDPAQLRSRQFAAAFPAVPVPALTPQPFQIRL
- the CYP2F1 gene encoding cytochrome P450 2F5 isoform X5, with product MDSISTAILLLLLALVCLLLTLSSRDKRKLPPGPRPLPLLGNLLLLRSQNMLTSLTQLSKEYGSVYTVHLGPRRVVVLSGYQAVKEALVDQGEEFSGRGDYPVFFNFTKGNGIAFSNGDRWKVLRRFSIQILRNFGMGKRSIEERILEEGSFLLAELRKTEGEPFDPTFVLSRSVSNIICSVLFGSRFDYDDERLLTVIRLINDNFQIMSSPWGELYNIFPSLLDWVPGPHQRIFQNFKRLRDLIAHSVHDHQASLDPRSPRDFIDCFLTKMAEEKDPLSHFHMDTLLMTTHNLLFGGTETVGTTLRHAFLALMKYPKVQGRRLCLGESLARMELFLYLTAILQSFSLQPLGAPEDIDLTPLSSGLGNLPRPFQLCLCPH
- the CYP2F1 gene encoding cytochrome P450 2F5 isoform X2, with the protein product MTPAAAFTMDSISTAILLLLLALVCLLLTLSSRDKRKLPPGPRPLPLLGNLLLLRSQNMLTSLTQLSKEYGSVYTVHLGPRRVVVLSGYQAVKEALVDQGEEFSGRGDYPVFFNFTKGNGIAFSNGDRWKVLRRFSIQILRNFGMGKRSIEERILEEGSFLLAELRKTEGEPFDPTFVLSRSVSNIICSVLFGSRFDYDDERLLTVIRLINDNFQIMSSPWGELYNIFPSLLDWVPGPHQRIFQNFKRLRDLIAHSVHDHQASLDPRSPRDFIDCFLTKMAEEKDPLSHFHMDTLLMTTHNLLFGGTETVGTTLRHAFLALMKYPKVQARVQEEIDLVVGRTRLPTLEDRAAMPYTDAVIHEVQRFADIIPMNLPHRVIRDTAFSGFLIPKGTDIITLLNTVHYDPSQFLTPQEFNPEHFLDANQSFKKSPAFMPFSAGEGRKQSLSGPISTYIPHPNSTCQILSLLPSTHSQLWMYRDIHSSSQLCAYRAPSVPGRVAGAHGALSVPHRHPPELLAAAAGCARGHRPDPAQLRSRQFAAAFPAVPVPALTPQPFQIRL
- the CYP2F1 gene encoding cytochrome P450 2F1 isoform X6 is translated as MGKRSIEERILEEGSFLLAELRKTEGEPFDPTFVLSRSVSNIICSVLFGSRFDYDDERLLTVIRLINDNFQIMSSPWGELYNIFPSLLDWVPGPHQRIFQNFKRLRDLIAHSVHDHQASLDPRSPRDFIDCFLTKMAEEKDPLSHFHMDTLLMTTHNLLFGGTETVGTTLRHAFLALMKYPKVQARVQEEIDLVVGRTRLPTLEDRAAMPYTDAVIHEVQRFADIIPMNLPHRVIRDTAFSGFLIPKGTDIITLLNTVHYDPSQFLTPQEFNPEHFLDANQSFKKSPAFMPFSAGEGRKQSLSGPISTYIPHPNSTCQILSLLPSTHSQLWMYRDIHSSSQLCAYRAPSVPGRVAGAHGALSVPHRHPPELLAAAAGCARGHRPDPAQLRSRQFAAAFPAVPVPALTPQPFQIRL